In Desulfovibrio sp. JC010, one genomic interval encodes:
- a CDS encoding orotate phosphoribosyltransferase gives MVPTSFPDKETIAEITAKMLIEVEAVHFRADEPFKFTSGWASPVYIDCRKLISFPRVRQTLMDFGASVILREVGFESIDCVAGGETAGIPFAAWLSDRLMLPMQYVRKKPKGFGRDAQIEGDFAEGARVLLVEDLTTDGRSKINFAQALRKAGAEVTHTFVLFHYGIFPKAKDTLAEAGLEMLSLANWWDILNVAKKEKYFDNKSLEEVEKFLNNPVEWSAAHGGISTYPE, from the coding sequence ATGGTACCCACCAGCTTTCCCGACAAAGAAACCATCGCTGAAATCACAGCGAAAATGCTCATCGAAGTAGAAGCAGTTCACTTCCGTGCAGATGAGCCCTTCAAGTTCACCTCCGGCTGGGCCAGCCCGGTTTACATCGACTGCCGCAAGCTCATTTCATTCCCCCGCGTACGCCAGACCCTCATGGATTTCGGTGCTTCCGTAATCCTGCGCGAAGTCGGCTTTGAGTCCATCGACTGCGTAGCCGGTGGCGAAACCGCAGGTATCCCTTTTGCCGCATGGCTCTCCGACCGTCTCATGCTGCCCATGCAGTACGTACGCAAAAAACCCAAAGGATTCGGCCGTGACGCCCAGATCGAAGGCGATTTCGCAGAAGGTGCAAGAGTACTGCTCGTAGAAGACCTGACTACCGACGGACGCAGCAAAATCAACTTTGCTCAGGCTCTGCGCAAAGCCGGTGCGGAAGTAACCCACACCTTCGTGCTCTTCCACTACGGCATCTTCCCCAAGGCAAAGGACACTTTGGCCGAAGCAGGACTCGAAATGCTTTCCCTCGCCAACTGGTGGGATATCCTCAACGTTGCCAAGAAAGAAAAGTACTTCGACAACAAGTCTCTTGAAGAAGTAGAAAAATTCCTGAACAACCCCGTTGAGTGGTCCGCCGCTCACGGTGGTATTTCTACTTATCCTGAGTAG
- the pyrC gene encoding dihydroorotase, producing MNNEITIIRPDDWHLHLRDGDMLAAVLPSSAKIYGRAIVMPNLMPPVTTAEMAEEYRKRIIAVRPEGSHFEPLMTCYLTDSTSADDIHTAYAVKAFHAVKLFPAGATTNSDSGVTDIKNVYPVLEAMQEIGMPLSVHGEVTDPEVDVFDREAVFIERVLDPVRRDFPKLKIVFEHLTSKAGVDYVFEQDENMVATITPHHLLLTRNDLFKGGMNPYMYCLPVAKSFEDREAVRKAAVSGDERFFLGTDSAPHPARAKEKAGAAAGIFNAPTSIGYVTQIFEELNALEKLEGFTSIYGARFYGFSPNGSTITLAKREEPVEMDWQIKVGGDVVKIFKPDTPLYWDLVD from the coding sequence ATGAACAACGAAATAACCATCATACGACCGGATGATTGGCATCTTCACCTGCGCGATGGAGATATGCTTGCGGCAGTGCTTCCTTCCAGCGCAAAAATTTACGGTCGGGCCATTGTCATGCCCAATCTCATGCCCCCGGTAACCACAGCCGAAATGGCCGAGGAATACCGCAAACGCATCATTGCAGTCCGTCCCGAAGGATCACACTTCGAACCGCTCATGACCTGCTACCTGACCGATTCCACCTCAGCGGACGATATTCACACCGCCTACGCAGTCAAAGCCTTCCATGCTGTAAAACTTTTCCCGGCAGGAGCGACCACAAATTCCGACAGCGGCGTTACCGACATCAAAAATGTCTATCCCGTGCTGGAAGCCATGCAGGAAATCGGCATGCCCCTTTCCGTACACGGAGAGGTCACCGACCCGGAAGTGGATGTATTTGACCGCGAAGCTGTCTTCATCGAACGGGTCCTCGATCCGGTCCGCAGGGATTTCCCCAAGCTCAAAATCGTATTCGAACACCTGACCAGTAAAGCCGGGGTTGATTACGTTTTTGAGCAGGACGAGAACATGGTCGCCACCATAACCCCGCACCATCTGCTGCTGACCCGCAACGATCTTTTTAAAGGCGGCATGAATCCATACATGTATTGCCTGCCCGTTGCCAAAAGCTTCGAGGACCGCGAGGCCGTGCGTAAGGCTGCTGTATCCGGTGATGAAAGATTTTTCCTCGGCACTGATTCCGCCCCCCATCCGGCCCGGGCCAAAGAAAAAGCCGGGGCTGCGGCAGGCATATTCAATGCCCCCACTTCAATAGGATATGTAACCCAGATTTTTGAAGAGCTTAATGCCCTTGAAAAACTCGAAGGGTTTACTTCCATATACGGTGCCAGATTTTACGGATTTTCTCCCAATGGCAGCACCATTACTTTAGCCAAACGAGAAGAACCCGTTGAAATGGACTGGCAGATTAAAGTCGGAGGCGATGTCGTAAAGATATTCAAACCCGACACCCCCCTTTATTGGGATTTGGTTGATTGA